From Rudanella lutea DSM 19387, a single genomic window includes:
- a CDS encoding fibronectin type III domain-containing protein, with translation MNRLYYRQLYYFLICVGLWLPAQAQRNKATRPTLTCTVPELTPEQRKALESEAAFALQLKRARGTKATGITYIPIRPHILRSSTGTGGLSLDRLNNILARANRYYLVNGNGLQFYFCGTTPDYIDNGTLFSNYAIANESTLTSGRDVNNALNMYFVNTTNEGFSGYAYYPSNTVQSTRAIIVGSLTDAQLGDRTVPHELGHNFNLVHTHGTGNSSNELVTRGAGANCTTEGDFLCDTPADPYGRPGHSTVFGPDGCLVYNGTATDANGATYTPPMNNLMSYYDPCRYEFTAGQYARIDAGLALRQTHTAYTLTCAPTVVSAPTNLLASNIPTGVVLTWTDNGTNEMGYFIERATSAAGPFMPIGGVGPNTTTYTDPNPPSNTLVYYRVRPSNSTTGGISTAASIQTLACRPTFSVGCVEDDGLNRLVVNSVQLSQNTGCASGATGYSQYTTVTTSLTPGTAFAVSGTLIGSSFPEGVSIWLDLNRNGVFDDAGERLYATPSLVLGSFSGSLTVPASVTAGPMAMRVIVAYNTTPADPCGSYEFGEAEDYQINIVVPSGCDPLEPNDTYQTATPLTDGANYVSPPICLNSGTDGDWFRWRTAGGGQTYYIRVRPANNTTSGPYALSVTVSGSLLTVSTGPTTSGQSTDTYLELYAADGSTLLVQNDDYTGAFSQLVYAFTGPQPCQPPQYRFLNTISNTSAEVGWTAIPGLQYQIRHRPVGSAIWITSAPVSTSAYSMTGLTTGTTYEWQIQTVCSATSVSGYMASLTFVTGCYAPVSQGVTYRASTSALLFWENKGNGLQYELNYRVVGAANWTSVSSLTAPAHLLTGLTNNTAYEFRVRTLCGAAGTSGYSTPTSFTTLCAEPQGLQGNGNAQSGTQAVVSWMGVVDGQTRYEVRYRPVGSATYVTWPASVTATSLSLSGLVPNTTYEFGVRTLCSDGQNSPFTAPATFTTTACQMPFSLFADLLNLQGARLNWSTLEPGMTYFVRYRETGSSNWLTPTPASTSATSYSLGGLMPGVTYEWQVYTGCAGAVSSSIATGSPFTTLACPAPANLALSNLGSTSVTLGWTMSQTGAPVQVQWRVAGTSVWSSATTVAGATNYLLTGLSGQTSYEWRIQTLCSAVYGSVWVAGASFTTTDPVCRPTYLNGCAAGDALVSFALNSEVLSLNTGCSPGGFAFYNSPNTFVAPGAQVPISGTFASSFSEGVTVFADLNRDGVFGASEKLYQTEFTVMDQFAGFMTIPVGTANGPLRIRVLVVYGIANPNDPCGAYDEGETEDYVITVGVPATYSPRTQNITRNEALLRWNLLTQGLSYEVQWRPVGGSTWSTVAAGTATTLSLTGLAAGTAYEWQMRPVGTASWNGPVSFTTVGCNPPATYSAGSITPNWATVNWQAGSVNPSGTLFDVRFRAVSEANWSTVLGATGTAQSLTGLNPSTTYAWEVRSVCTPGESSTYTPGPSFTTLACPVPTALNANAGLTTAALSWQGPSTTPYEVQWQEQANPTSWNSLTVTTRSASLTGLVVNRAYNWRVRTLCTASESSAFTAPASFTTRCAVPTGLSTDQINAYAARLNWTATSASAVYTISTRPVGGTWTTAVTDWPASPFILTNLTNATGYEWRVEATCVASSLTVSSGVSNPQTFTTNCPTPSSANVYVSGLSATTALANWSGQPNAGYQAQWRPTGGTNWISSPIVNEATLTGQNYTTPLASLSAGTSYELRVRMECPNGVSSAYSAAILFTTSPAVACTAVAPSLLYSVPGATQATLYWGGSASPQAEVRWRAAGETVWLVASRLTGGGSVSYVAQNLLPNTAYEWQAGGMCAGQDAVFSPVQTFTTLSCAIPTNLVASCVQATGAVLSWNGPAGATYEVRYRIGTGSPISITGLTTNTYALTGLVAGNAVGWEVRSVCSASVSSSFSTPASVTTVCVAPAVLSVVQLMSADSCGYARIAWTGCAAGLAQYELQYRQQGAGTWTSAGVINSTRFTLGGLLPSTAYEYRINTACGGGNSSAYTVGSFTTIACACAPMTNSNGLSAIDITASAATLQWYANTPSNTYRVRWKAAGATVWSTSVVTGTAFRLTGLADNTTYDWQIQYLCASGQYAEYSPISYFRTLCNAPLSVSVITVLANSAGLSWNGFGSGVTYSVQYRLQGVGSWTTLSGISTETLSLTGLLVGSTYEAQVATQCVSGSTTAYGPPITFQTTCAGPGFLRVGDLTANTAPLQWRGNAGETYEVQWRAVGSTSWNTVSVGPLLSAAGSFTLIALDGGTAYEWRVLNRCGEGYSEWAGQPLTFRTLAGGPGCTGPLTTVKNGDWNDPSVWSCGRVPTLADAVLVNHAVAVPAGSTAFAGRLTYGTGARLMFGAGSKLRLGQ, from the coding sequence ATGAATAGACTATACTACCGACAACTGTACTATTTCTTGATTTGCGTTGGTTTGTGGCTGCCTGCTCAGGCGCAACGTAACAAGGCCACTCGGCCAACATTGACCTGTACTGTGCCCGAGCTGACGCCCGAGCAGCGTAAGGCCCTGGAGAGCGAAGCTGCGTTTGCCCTGCAACTTAAACGGGCCAGGGGGACCAAAGCGACGGGTATCACCTACATCCCGATTCGGCCGCATATTCTGCGGAGCAGCACGGGTACGGGTGGCTTATCCCTCGACCGGCTAAATAATATTTTGGCCCGCGCCAACCGGTATTATTTGGTCAACGGTAATGGCCTCCAATTTTATTTCTGCGGAACGACCCCCGACTATATCGACAATGGCACGCTTTTTTCCAACTACGCGATTGCCAATGAGAGTACGCTGACGAGCGGGCGCGACGTGAACAACGCGCTGAATATGTACTTCGTGAATACCACGAATGAGGGTTTTTCCGGGTACGCCTATTATCCATCCAATACCGTGCAGAGCACCCGGGCGATTATCGTCGGGTCACTAACCGATGCGCAACTGGGCGACCGGACGGTGCCGCACGAGTTGGGTCATAATTTCAATCTGGTTCATACGCACGGGACGGGCAACTCGTCTAACGAGCTGGTGACGCGCGGGGCCGGGGCCAACTGTACCACCGAAGGCGATTTTTTGTGCGACACCCCCGCTGACCCGTATGGGCGGCCCGGCCATTCAACCGTGTTTGGTCCCGACGGCTGCCTGGTGTACAATGGTACAGCGACCGACGCGAATGGGGCCACCTACACCCCGCCCATGAACAACCTGATGTCGTACTATGACCCTTGCCGGTATGAGTTTACAGCAGGGCAATACGCCCGGATAGACGCGGGGTTGGCTCTTCGGCAGACACACACAGCCTACACGTTGACCTGCGCGCCTACGGTTGTGAGTGCCCCAACAAACCTGCTGGCTTCCAATATTCCAACGGGCGTAGTACTTACCTGGACCGATAACGGCACCAACGAGATGGGGTACTTTATTGAGCGGGCCACCTCAGCTGCGGGGCCGTTTATGCCAATTGGCGGTGTGGGACCCAACACCACTACCTATACCGATCCCAATCCGCCGTCGAATACGCTGGTGTATTACCGCGTTCGGCCGTCAAACAGCACTACGGGCGGAATTAGTACGGCCGCCAGTATTCAGACACTGGCCTGCCGCCCAACCTTTAGTGTGGGATGTGTAGAAGATGATGGACTCAATCGGTTGGTAGTCAACTCGGTGCAGTTGAGCCAGAATACCGGCTGTGCCAGTGGCGCTACGGGGTATAGCCAGTACACCACCGTAACTACCAGCCTGACGCCGGGAACGGCCTTTGCCGTATCGGGAACTCTCATCGGCAGCAGTTTTCCAGAGGGAGTCAGTATCTGGCTCGACCTCAACCGGAACGGTGTATTCGACGATGCCGGGGAGCGCCTGTATGCTACCCCCAGCCTGGTACTGGGTAGCTTTTCGGGGAGCTTGACGGTTCCGGCGAGTGTGACGGCCGGCCCCATGGCGATGCGGGTAATTGTGGCTTACAACACGACCCCCGCCGACCCCTGCGGTAGTTACGAATTTGGCGAAGCCGAAGATTATCAGATCAATATCGTGGTGCCTTCGGGTTGTGATCCGCTCGAACCCAATGATACCTACCAAACGGCTACCCCGTTGACGGATGGAGCCAACTACGTAAGTCCGCCCATCTGCCTGAACTCCGGTACAGATGGGGACTGGTTCCGCTGGCGAACGGCCGGGGGCGGGCAGACCTATTACATACGGGTGCGGCCCGCCAACAACACAACATCGGGGCCATATGCGCTTTCGGTGACGGTATCGGGTAGTCTGCTGACTGTGTCGACAGGCCCGACAACAAGTGGGCAGTCGACAGATACGTATCTGGAGCTGTACGCAGCCGATGGCAGTACGTTGCTGGTACAAAACGATGACTATACGGGTGCCTTTTCGCAGCTGGTGTACGCCTTCACCGGCCCACAGCCCTGCCAGCCGCCCCAATACCGTTTCCTGAATACGATAAGCAACACCTCCGCTGAGGTTGGCTGGACGGCCATACCGGGTTTACAATATCAGATTCGGCATCGGCCCGTGGGAAGTGCCATCTGGATTACGTCGGCCCCGGTATCAACGTCGGCTTATTCGATGACCGGCCTCACCACCGGAACAACCTATGAATGGCAAATCCAGACAGTTTGCTCGGCGACGAGTGTATCGGGCTACATGGCCTCCCTAACGTTTGTGACGGGGTGCTACGCGCCGGTGAGCCAGGGTGTCACGTATCGGGCTTCCACCTCGGCGTTGCTATTTTGGGAGAACAAAGGCAACGGCCTACAGTACGAACTGAACTACCGGGTGGTGGGAGCGGCCAACTGGACATCGGTGAGTAGCCTGACGGCCCCGGCCCATCTGCTCACGGGGTTGACCAACAACACGGCCTACGAGTTTCGGGTCCGAACGCTCTGCGGAGCCGCCGGTACGTCGGGCTACTCGACGCCTACCTCGTTTACCACACTCTGCGCGGAGCCGCAAGGCCTACAGGGCAACGGCAATGCGCAAAGCGGAACACAGGCGGTGGTAAGCTGGATGGGGGTGGTCGATGGGCAAACCCGGTACGAAGTGCGCTACCGGCCAGTGGGCTCGGCTACGTACGTTACCTGGCCCGCGTCGGTGACCGCAACCTCGCTGAGTCTGAGCGGTCTGGTACCTAATACGACCTACGAATTTGGCGTGCGTACCCTGTGCAGCGATGGACAAAACTCGCCCTTCACCGCTCCGGCTACGTTTACAACAACAGCCTGTCAGATGCCTTTCAGCCTGTTTGCCGACTTACTTAATTTACAGGGGGCTCGCCTGAACTGGAGCACGCTGGAACCGGGCATGACCTATTTTGTGCGGTACCGTGAAACGGGCTCCTCCAACTGGCTCACGCCCACGCCCGCATCGACCTCGGCAACATCGTACTCGTTGGGTGGGCTCATGCCGGGCGTCACGTACGAGTGGCAGGTGTACACGGGTTGTGCGGGGGCGGTGAGTTCAAGCATAGCCACAGGAAGTCCGTTTACAACCCTTGCCTGCCCGGCTCCGGCTAACCTCGCGTTGAGCAATCTGGGCAGCACGTCGGTCACGCTCGGCTGGACGATGAGTCAGACGGGCGCCCCTGTACAGGTGCAGTGGCGTGTAGCCGGTACGTCGGTCTGGAGCAGTGCGACCACCGTGGCCGGGGCTACCAACTATCTTTTAACCGGCTTAAGCGGGCAAACCAGTTACGAGTGGCGCATTCAAACGCTTTGCTCGGCAGTGTACGGCTCCGTTTGGGTGGCAGGCGCTTCGTTTACCACTACCGACCCAGTCTGCCGACCGACATACCTGAACGGCTGCGCGGCCGGTGATGCCCTCGTCTCATTTGCGCTCAACAGTGAAGTCCTCAGCCTGAATACGGGGTGCAGCCCCGGTGGCTTTGCCTTCTACAACAGCCCGAATACGTTTGTGGCGCCCGGTGCGCAGGTGCCTATTAGCGGTACGTTTGCCTCCAGTTTTAGCGAGGGCGTGACGGTGTTTGCCGATTTGAACCGGGATGGGGTCTTCGGCGCGTCGGAAAAGCTGTACCAGACCGAATTTACGGTCATGGATCAGTTTGCCGGCTTCATGACCATACCGGTCGGCACAGCCAACGGACCCCTCCGAATTCGGGTGCTGGTGGTGTATGGCATAGCCAACCCCAACGACCCCTGCGGGGCGTACGATGAAGGCGAAACCGAAGACTACGTGATTACCGTTGGAGTGCCCGCAACGTACAGCCCGCGCACTCAGAACATAACCCGCAACGAGGCTCTGCTGCGCTGGAACCTGCTCACACAGGGGCTTTCATACGAGGTGCAGTGGCGACCCGTGGGCGGCTCAACCTGGAGTACCGTAGCCGCTGGGACGGCAACTACCCTGAGCCTGACCGGGCTTGCCGCCGGTACGGCTTACGAGTGGCAGATGCGACCCGTAGGAACCGCCAGCTGGAATGGCCCGGTCAGCTTTACTACCGTGGGCTGTAACCCGCCAGCTACGTATTCGGCGGGGTCCATTACCCCCAACTGGGCCACGGTAAACTGGCAAGCCGGATCGGTGAACCCCTCGGGTACGCTTTTCGATGTGCGGTTCCGGGCCGTCTCCGAAGCCAACTGGTCGACGGTGTTGGGGGCAACGGGTACGGCACAATCGCTCACGGGTTTGAACCCGAGTACGACCTACGCCTGGGAAGTACGCAGCGTGTGTACACCAGGTGAGTCGTCGACCTACACGCCCGGCCCGTCGTTTACAACGCTGGCGTGCCCCGTACCAACGGCCCTCAATGCCAACGCTGGGTTAACAACAGCGGCTCTCAGCTGGCAAGGCCCTTCGACCACACCGTATGAAGTGCAATGGCAGGAGCAGGCTAACCCTACGAGCTGGAACTCGCTGACCGTAACCACCCGCTCGGCGTCGCTGACTGGGTTGGTGGTAAACCGCGCATATAATTGGCGGGTACGTACGCTTTGCACCGCTTCCGAAAGCTCTGCATTTACCGCGCCAGCCAGTTTCACCACCCGCTGCGCCGTACCCACAGGCCTCAGCACCGACCAGATCAATGCCTACGCGGCCCGGTTGAACTGGACAGCCACGAGTGCCAGTGCCGTGTACACCATCTCGACGCGCCCGGTGGGCGGCACCTGGACCACCGCCGTAACCGACTGGCCTGCGAGCCCTTTCATACTCACCAATCTGACCAATGCTACCGGCTATGAATGGCGGGTAGAGGCTACGTGTGTGGCTTCGTCGCTCACGGTTTCGTCGGGGGTGAGTAACCCGCAGACATTCACAACCAATTGCCCCACGCCATCGTCGGCCAATGTTTACGTCAGTGGGCTGAGTGCAACCACGGCCCTGGCCAATTGGTCCGGGCAACCCAATGCAGGTTATCAGGCCCAATGGCGACCCACCGGGGGCACCAACTGGATTAGTAGCCCGATTGTGAATGAAGCAACGCTGACGGGGCAGAATTATACCACGCCCCTGGCGAGCTTATCGGCAGGCACCAGCTACGAACTACGGGTTCGGATGGAGTGTCCCAATGGGGTATCCTCGGCGTATTCGGCGGCCATTTTGTTTACCACAAGCCCGGCGGTTGCCTGCACGGCCGTGGCCCCGTCGCTACTTTACAGCGTACCCGGTGCCACGCAGGCAACCCTCTACTGGGGAGGTAGCGCGAGTCCGCAGGCCGAAGTGCGCTGGCGGGCTGCGGGCGAAACCGTCTGGCTGGTGGCTTCACGGCTGACAGGTGGCGGTTCGGTGAGCTACGTTGCCCAAAATCTGTTACCGAACACGGCTTACGAGTGGCAGGCTGGAGGCATGTGTGCCGGGCAGGACGCGGTGTTTAGCCCGGTGCAAACGTTTACCACCCTCAGTTGCGCCATCCCGACCAATCTGGTGGCCTCCTGTGTGCAGGCTACGGGTGCGGTGCTGAGCTGGAACGGCCCGGCCGGAGCCACGTACGAGGTACGCTATCGGATCGGGACCGGAAGCCCCATATCGATTACGGGCCTGACCACGAACACTTACGCCCTCACCGGACTGGTTGCCGGCAACGCGGTGGGGTGGGAGGTTCGGTCGGTTTGTAGTGCCTCGGTCAGTTCGTCGTTTAGCACGCCCGCTTCGGTAACAACGGTTTGTGTAGCTCCGGCGGTCTTATCGGTGGTGCAACTGATGTCGGCCGACTCGTGCGGGTACGCCCGAATTGCCTGGACGGGTTGCGCGGCAGGGTTGGCGCAGTACGAACTGCAATACCGACAGCAGGGAGCCGGTACATGGACGTCGGCGGGGGTAATCAACAGTACCCGGTTTACGCTTGGTGGCCTGTTGCCAAGTACCGCCTACGAGTACCGGATCAATACCGCTTGCGGAGGGGGCAACAGTTCGGCCTACACGGTGGGTTCGTTTACCACAATAGCTTGCGCGTGCGCCCCCATGACCAACAGCAACGGCTTGTCGGCTATCGACATTACCGCTTCAGCGGCTACGCTGCAGTGGTATGCCAATACCCCCAGCAACACGTATCGGGTCCGTTGGAAAGCCGCCGGAGCTACGGTATGGAGCACGTCGGTCGTAACCGGCACCGCCTTCCGGCTCACGGGCCTCGCCGATAATACGACTTACGACTGGCAGATTCAGTATCTGTGCGCGAGTGGTCAATACGCTGAATATTCACCCATCAGCTACTTCCGAACGCTTTGCAATGCGCCCCTTTCGGTGTCTGTAATAACGGTACTGGCCAACTCGGCCGGGCTGAGCTGGAATGGGTTTGGGAGCGGGGTTACGTACTCGGTGCAATACCGTTTGCAAGGCGTAGGTAGCTGGACAACCCTGAGTGGTATCAGCACCGAAACTCTGAGCCTGACGGGCTTGCTGGTGGGTAGCACCTACGAGGCACAGGTAGCGACACAGTGCGTGAGTGGCAGTACCACAGCTTATGGGCCGCCTATCACATTCCAGACCACCTGCGCAGGGCCTGGCTTCCTGCGGGTAGGGGACCTGACTGCTAATACGGCCCCGCTGCAATGGCGTGGTAATGCCGGCGAAACCTACGAGGTACAATGGCGAGCTGTGGGTAGTACAAGCTGGAACACGGTTAGTGTCGGGCCATTGTTAAGTGCGGCCGGTTCGTTTACGCTCATTGCGCTCGACGGCGGTACGGCTTACGAATGGCGGGTGCTGAACAGGTGCGGGGAGGGATACTCGGAATGGGCAGGGCAGCCGCTGACGTTCAGGACGCTTGCGGGTGGCCCCGGCTGCACGGGTCCGCTGACAACGGTCAAAAACGGTGACTGGAACGACCCATCCGTATGGTCGTGCGGGCGGGTGCCGACCTTAGCCGATGCCGTTTTGGTGAACCATGCCGTCGCGGTTCCGGCCGGGTCAACGGCGTTTGCCGGGCGGCTCACCTACGGAACCGGTGCCCGGCTGATGTTTGGCGCCGGGAGCAAGCTTCGGTTGGGGCAATAG
- a CDS encoding AAA family ATPase, with protein MYIQKLTLHNIRSIGHFDMHFPEPAGWHVLIGDNGAGKSTIVRSAALVMLDVDDINGARQNWNDWLSQQATTGSIEAVVQPDESFDGAADPVESRITFARENEGLQTPALLSQVVFRGRPSYFRNAPSGAPEYRTYSSFLSANNPVPGSLSSGYPAWFSAAYGPYRRFSGGSPEFESVFRSNPRLGMHLSVFSEGVALTEALTFLRDTYARELETQVHRSSGTSVTDPTIPQTSVIGDLKTFVNEAGLLPHGTTIDRVELSGVYFRDANGNHITALQLSDGYRSMLSLIFELIQQLIRAYGPDTVFANVRAGLMNIDVPGVVLIDEIDTHLHPTWQTRIGDWFLRCFPRIQFIVTTHSPLICRACERGSIWRLAAPGSPEPSGEVTGQERDRLIYGTVLDAFGTEIFGNEVSQSERGQAMGARVAHLNMKSFKGTISESERQELYALRAKMPTVE; from the coding sequence ATGTACATCCAGAAGCTGACCCTCCATAACATCCGCTCCATCGGGCATTTCGATATGCACTTTCCCGAGCCCGCGGGCTGGCACGTGCTCATTGGCGACAATGGCGCAGGTAAATCGACCATTGTGCGGTCGGCGGCTTTGGTTATGCTCGATGTAGACGATATCAACGGAGCCCGGCAAAACTGGAACGACTGGCTGAGCCAACAGGCTACAACCGGTAGCATCGAGGCCGTTGTACAGCCCGACGAATCGTTCGACGGTGCAGCCGACCCGGTCGAGAGCCGGATTACGTTTGCCCGTGAAAACGAGGGTTTACAGACCCCCGCCCTACTTTCGCAGGTGGTTTTTCGGGGGCGACCGAGCTACTTCCGCAACGCGCCGTCGGGCGCCCCCGAATACCGCACCTATTCGTCGTTTCTGAGTGCAAACAACCCCGTGCCCGGCTCCTTATCGAGTGGGTACCCGGCCTGGTTTTCGGCCGCATATGGACCGTACCGCCGATTTTCGGGGGGCTCGCCCGAATTTGAGTCGGTGTTTCGGTCGAACCCCCGATTGGGCATGCACCTGTCGGTGTTCAGCGAAGGCGTGGCCCTGACCGAAGCGCTGACGTTTCTGCGCGACACCTACGCCCGCGAGCTGGAAACCCAAGTACACCGATCATCGGGCACGTCTGTAACAGACCCGACAATACCGCAAACCTCGGTGATTGGGGACCTGAAAACGTTTGTCAACGAAGCGGGTCTTCTTCCGCACGGCACCACCATCGACCGGGTCGAGTTGAGCGGTGTTTACTTTCGCGACGCCAACGGCAACCACATTACGGCCCTGCAACTGTCGGACGGTTACCGCTCCATGCTCAGTCTCATTTTTGAGCTAATCCAGCAACTAATTCGGGCGTATGGCCCCGATACCGTGTTTGCCAACGTACGGGCGGGCCTGATGAACATCGATGTACCGGGTGTGGTCTTGATCGACGAGATTGACACCCACCTGCACCCAACCTGGCAAACCCGAATTGGCGACTGGTTTCTGCGGTGTTTCCCACGCATTCAGTTTATCGTGACCACCCACAGCCCCCTCATCTGCCGGGCCTGCGAACGGGGTAGTATCTGGCGATTGGCCGCTCCCGGCAGCCCCGAACCCTCAGGCGAGGTAACCGGACAGGAACGCGACCGGCTCATTTACGGTACTGTGCTTGATGCGTTCGGCACCGAAATTTTTGGGAACGAAGTAAGCCAATCCGAGCGGGGACAAGCCATGGGCGCTCGTGTCGCGCACCTTAACATGAAGTCGTTCAAAGGCACAATTTCGGAGTCGGAGCGGCAGGAACTCTACGCCCTCCGGGCCAAAATGCCAACCGTGGAATGA
- a CDS encoding endonuclease MutS2: MLYPNTLEQKLGFDKIRELLKQACISPLGQDYVDKIRFTDNHSLIDKLLRQTAEFKQIVQYETEFPQSNYIDVREQLTKARIEGLALTEEDFFDLKLALKTAQACLTFLAKSEEGRAGGRQFPFLKELAGPVALDPHLVNSLDRIIDDRGRVRDSASPELARIRKQIIAEQAHLRKQLDSILRQARQNGWIPDDMSLTVREGRLVIPVAAEHKRKIKGIVHDESNTGQTVFLEPAEVFDANNEIRELEYAERREIFRVLLDLTNTLRPHLEGLKKAVNFLAQIDFIRAKARLALQIGAEMPTLHNRPFVNWTDVRHPLLFLSLQKTEGKKVVPLTARLDENGRILIISGPNAGGKSIALKTFGLVQYMLQCGLLVPMADFSEMGVFQNLFIDIGDEQSLENDLSTYSSHLTAMKQFMVGANKRTLFLIDEFGTGTEPGLGGAIAEAILEDLNKSGAYGVINTHYTNLKVFADKTDGLVNGAMRFDSEHLEPLYQLEIGRPGSSFALEIAQKIGLPKGVINRAKEKLGTQQVNFEKLIKELDIEKKVFAEKNIEVGINQRKLAQQLAEYTALKTKLDNEQKQLLNDAKQKAKALVQEANQRIENTIREIREVKADKEITREIRQELQQFEQKALKPEVVAAPAKPKEEYESATGPIGAGDYVRIQGQTAVGQVLAIRGKDAEISIGDLKSNVKLNRLEKVSRRVFKEAVGETEKPRMQGMDLNEKMMNFSFNLDIRGKRGEEAITEVDQFFDNALMLGYPELRIVHGKGDGILRNLVRTHLRRYKQVARMEDEHADRGGAGVTIVKMK, encoded by the coding sequence ATGCTGTACCCCAATACCCTCGAACAAAAACTTGGATTTGATAAAATCCGCGAACTCCTCAAACAAGCGTGCATCAGCCCGCTCGGCCAGGACTACGTGGACAAAATTCGCTTCACCGACAATCACTCGCTCATCGACAAACTGCTTCGCCAAACGGCCGAATTCAAGCAGATTGTTCAGTACGAAACCGAGTTTCCGCAGTCGAACTACATTGATGTTCGGGAGCAACTGACCAAGGCCCGGATTGAAGGGCTGGCCCTGACGGAAGAAGACTTTTTTGATCTGAAACTGGCCCTCAAAACCGCGCAGGCCTGCCTGACCTTTCTGGCCAAGAGCGAGGAGGGTCGGGCAGGTGGCCGGCAGTTTCCGTTTCTGAAAGAACTCGCCGGCCCAGTGGCCCTCGACCCGCACCTCGTCAATTCGCTCGACCGGATTATCGACGACCGGGGCCGCGTGCGCGATTCGGCCTCCCCCGAACTGGCGCGTATTCGGAAGCAGATCATTGCCGAGCAGGCTCACCTCCGCAAGCAACTCGACTCTATTCTGCGGCAAGCCCGCCAAAACGGCTGGATTCCCGACGATATGAGCCTGACCGTGCGCGAAGGGCGGCTGGTTATTCCGGTTGCGGCCGAGCACAAGCGTAAAATCAAGGGTATTGTGCACGACGAATCGAACACGGGCCAAACCGTATTTCTCGAACCCGCCGAGGTGTTCGATGCCAACAATGAGATTCGGGAGCTGGAATACGCCGAACGGCGCGAAATTTTCCGGGTTCTGCTCGACCTGACCAACACGCTCCGGCCGCACCTGGAGGGGCTCAAAAAAGCCGTCAACTTTCTGGCTCAGATCGACTTTATCCGGGCCAAGGCACGGTTGGCCCTTCAGATTGGGGCCGAAATGCCTACGTTGCACAACCGCCCGTTTGTGAACTGGACCGACGTTCGGCACCCGCTACTCTTTTTGTCTCTCCAGAAAACAGAAGGCAAAAAAGTGGTACCGCTCACGGCCCGGCTCGACGAAAACGGACGGATTCTGATTATTTCGGGGCCCAATGCCGGGGGTAAATCCATTGCGCTTAAAACATTCGGGCTGGTGCAATACATGCTACAATGCGGCCTGCTGGTGCCTATGGCCGATTTTTCGGAGATGGGCGTTTTCCAGAATCTGTTTATCGACATTGGCGACGAGCAGTCGCTCGAAAACGACCTCAGCACGTACAGCTCGCACCTGACGGCCATGAAGCAGTTTATGGTGGGGGCCAACAAACGCACCCTTTTCCTCATCGACGAGTTTGGTACCGGTACCGAGCCGGGTTTGGGGGGTGCTATTGCCGAGGCTATTCTGGAAGACCTCAACAAGTCGGGGGCGTACGGGGTCATCAACACCCACTACACCAATCTGAAGGTATTTGCTGACAAAACCGACGGCCTTGTCAACGGCGCGATGCGGTTCGACAGTGAGCATCTGGAGCCGCTTTACCAGCTCGAAATTGGCCGGCCGGGCTCTTCGTTTGCGCTTGAGATTGCCCAGAAAATCGGGCTTCCCAAGGGCGTAATCAACCGGGCGAAAGAGAAACTGGGAACGCAGCAGGTCAACTTCGAGAAACTCATCAAGGAGCTCGACATTGAGAAAAAAGTGTTTGCCGAGAAAAACATTGAAGTTGGCATCAACCAGCGCAAACTGGCCCAGCAACTCGCCGAATATACAGCCCTGAAAACCAAGCTCGACAACGAGCAGAAGCAACTCCTCAACGACGCTAAGCAAAAAGCGAAGGCACTGGTGCAGGAAGCCAACCAACGGATTGAGAACACGATCCGGGAAATTCGGGAGGTGAAGGCCGACAAGGAAATCACCCGCGAAATCAGGCAGGAGCTTCAGCAGTTTGAGCAGAAAGCCCTCAAACCTGAGGTGGTGGCCGCCCCGGCAAAACCCAAAGAAGAGTACGAGTCGGCTACGGGGCCAATCGGCGCGGGCGACTACGTTCGGATTCAGGGGCAAACAGCCGTGGGGCAGGTACTGGCCATTCGGGGCAAAGACGCCGAAATCAGTATCGGCGACCTCAAATCGAACGTAAAGCTGAACCGGCTCGAAAAGGTAAGTCGGCGGGTGTTCAAAGAAGCCGTGGGCGAAACCGAAAAGCCCCGAATGCAGGGCATGGACCTGAACGAGAAAATGATGAACTTCAGCTTCAACCTCGACATTCGCGGCAAGCGGGGCGAAGAGGCCATCACTGAAGTAGATCAATTTTTCGACAATGCCCTCATGCTCGGCTACCCCGAACTCCGCATTGTACACGGCAAAGGCGACGGTATTCTGCGGAACCTCGTCCGGACGCACCTCCGCCGGTACAAGCAGGTTGCCCGTATGGAAGACGAGCACGCCGACCGGGGCGGAGCCGGCGTGACCATTGTGAAGATGAAGTAA